Proteins encoded together in one Dehalococcoidales bacterium window:
- a CDS encoding DUF998 domain-containing protein, protein MQDFFKDGSDFVLTRSKKAVAELNVRLSAFTGRLNGYSAMAVAGMLGPLLLIIGDLTAGFSTHGYNMVRDSISSLALTPIGWLQTIGFLALGLLIEIFAAGLLFNIKQARWFHAGVALFVLFGFAMLLIGAFRTDPVGMARTIEGRIHGQTATLTFSLFPVAVLCFIPSIKRDENWRDLYRYSGVTFILAVVLLIIVRVTQEGSGWFGLAERLLVANMVFWVEVAAIKLFMLSLRRGKKAPSAS, encoded by the coding sequence ATGCAAGATTTTTTTAAAGACGGCAGCGATTTTGTTCTCACGAGGTCTAAGAAAGCCGTCGCGGAGCTGAATGTTCGCCTGTCGGCTTTTACCGGGCGTTTGAACGGCTATAGCGCCATGGCGGTCGCCGGTATGCTGGGACCGCTGCTGCTCATTATCGGCGACCTTACCGCTGGTTTCTCGACGCATGGCTATAATATGGTGCGGGACTCTATCAGCAGTCTGGCGTTAACGCCTATCGGCTGGCTCCAGACGATAGGTTTCCTGGCGCTGGGGCTGCTGATTGAGATATTCGCCGCCGGCCTGCTCTTTAACATAAAACAGGCGCGGTGGTTCCATGCGGGCGTCGCTCTCTTTGTCCTTTTCGGGTTCGCCATGCTGCTTATCGGCGCTTTCCGTACCGACCCCGTTGGCATGGCGCGCACTATCGAGGGACGGATTCATGGGCAGACCGCCACCCTCACCTTTTCCCTCTTCCCCGTGGCTGTCCTGTGCTTTATCCCCAGCATCAAGCGGGACGAAAACTGGCGCGACCTCTACCGCTATTCCGGCGTGACCTTCATCCTGGCGGTCGTGCTCCTGATTATCGTACGGGTAACCCAGGAGGGCAGCGGCTGGTTCGGCTTGGCCGAACGCCTTCTGGTGGCCAATATGGTCTTCTGGGTGGAAGTGGCGGCCATCAAGCTCTTTATGCTCTCCCTCAGGCGCGGCAAAAAAGCGCCGTCCGCCTCATGA